One window of Nostoc sp. C052 genomic DNA carries:
- a CDS encoding response regulator: MSEPRVTILHVDDNEANRYVVNRILQNAGFSVVEAATGATGLEAVANFQPDLVILDVQLPDISGFEVCRQIKANPETTFIPVLQLSASFVQSQDKAEGLDSGADAYLVQPVEPIELLATVRSLLRIRRAEEAALSSAREWQTTFDSMNDGVSLVDREGRIMRCNRAMMQLFCKPSDEILGYAHHELMGAKLGIGNGTCFRRAKETHQRQVLEFQSQERWFAKTIDPVIDGDGTLTGAVFILSDITERKRSEALLQEQNDRLNQLMISLQQQTEQAQQANRIKDEFLAVLSHELRSPLNPILGWARILQKSHQDAAKTQYALETIERNAKLQAQLIEDLLDVSRILQGKLSLNTVPVGLTFTIKAALETVRLAAEAKSIQIQTIFEPNIGQVLGDSGRLQQVVWNLLSNAIKFTSPGGQVEVRLETIKDEVDTCAAEYTQITVSDTGRGISGDFLPYVFDYFRQADGTTTRKFGGLGLGLAIVRHLVELHGGTVQAASPGEGQGAVFKVKLPLIAASKLNQVNTADRDRSDLNLNGLQTLLVDDDRDSREFIAFVLEQYGAKVTEVDSAHDALSSLMQTKFDLLISDIGMPDMDGYTLIRQIRKQPPEQGGEIPAIALTAYAGEIDRQQALAAGFQHHISKPIELEVLIQAILTIVTV, translated from the coding sequence ATGTCTGAGCCACGGGTTACAATCCTGCATGTTGACGATAACGAAGCCAATCGCTACGTTGTTAACCGGATTTTGCAAAATGCAGGCTTTAGTGTCGTGGAAGCGGCAACTGGAGCAACAGGATTAGAAGCCGTTGCTAACTTTCAGCCTGACTTAGTAATTTTAGATGTCCAATTACCAGATATCAGTGGCTTTGAAGTCTGTCGTCAAATTAAGGCAAACCCGGAAACGACTTTTATTCCCGTGCTACAACTTTCTGCAAGTTTTGTCCAAAGCCAGGATAAAGCGGAAGGCTTAGATAGTGGTGCTGATGCTTATCTGGTGCAACCCGTTGAACCAATTGAACTGCTTGCCACCGTGCGATCGCTGCTGCGAATTCGCCGCGCGGAGGAAGCTGCTTTGTCCTCAGCGCGGGAGTGGCAAACCACCTTTGACTCCATGAACGACGGCGTTTCTCTGGTAGACCGAGAAGGTAGAATTATGCGCTGTAATCGAGCGATGATGCAGCTTTTTTGCAAGCCCTCCGACGAAATCTTAGGTTATGCTCATCACGAGTTGATGGGCGCAAAATTGGGAATCGGCAATGGCACTTGTTTTCGCCGTGCCAAAGAAACTCACCAACGGCAAGTTCTCGAATTTCAGTCTCAAGAACGCTGGTTTGCCAAAACCATCGATCCAGTAATTGATGGGGATGGGACTCTCACCGGTGCCGTTTTCATTTTGTCTGATATCACCGAACGGAAGCGATCGGAAGCATTGCTGCAAGAGCAAAACGATCGCCTCAATCAACTAATGATTTCTTTGCAGCAACAGACCGAACAAGCGCAGCAAGCCAACCGCATCAAAGATGAATTTTTGGCAGTGCTATCTCATGAATTGCGATCGCCCCTAAATCCGATTCTGGGTTGGGCAAGAATTCTGCAAAAGAGTCATCAGGATGCAGCCAAAACTCAGTACGCCCTCGAAACGATTGAGCGCAACGCGAAACTGCAAGCACAACTAATAGAAGATTTGCTCGATGTGTCGCGTATTCTCCAAGGTAAGTTGAGTTTAAACACAGTTCCAGTCGGTCTAACTTTTACTATCAAAGCTGCCCTGGAAACAGTGCGCCTTGCTGCTGAAGCTAAATCTATTCAGATTCAAACAATATTTGAACCGAACATTGGACAAGTGTTGGGTGATTCTGGTCGTTTGCAACAAGTTGTTTGGAATCTACTTTCTAACGCGATTAAATTTACCTCACCGGGTGGTCAAGTAGAGGTGCGGTTAGAAACGATCAAGGATGAAGTAGATACTTGTGCTGCGGAATATACTCAAATCACTGTCAGCGATACTGGTAGGGGCATCTCTGGTGACTTTCTCCCCTACGTCTTTGACTACTTCCGCCAAGCCGATGGGACAACGACGCGAAAATTTGGCGGGTTGGGGTTAGGGTTAGCGATTGTGCGTCATTTGGTTGAATTGCATGGCGGAACTGTTCAAGCAGCCAGTCCTGGGGAAGGGCAAGGAGCAGTATTTAAAGTTAAACTTCCATTGATCGCTGCTTCAAAATTGAATCAGGTTAATACAGCCGATCGCGATCGCTCAGATTTAAATCTCAATGGATTACAAACGCTGCTTGTAGACGACGACAGAGATTCGCGGGAGTTCATTGCCTTCGTGCTAGAACAGTACGGGGCAAAAGTGACTGAAGTAGACTCAGCACATGATGCTCTGAGTAGTTTGATGCAAACAAAATTTGATTTGTTAATTAGTGATATTGGTATGCCTGATATGGATGGCTACACCCTAATTCGTCAAATTAGAAAGCAGCCGCCCGAACAAGGTGGAGAAATTCCCGCGATCGCCCTGACTGCCTATGCGGGAGAAATCGATCGACAACAAGCACTAGCCGCCGGATTTCAACATCATATTTCTAAACCAATTGAGCTAGAAGTATTAATACAGGCTATTTTGACGATAGTAACGGTTTAG